A window of Magnolia sinica isolate HGM2019 chromosome 13, MsV1, whole genome shotgun sequence genomic DNA:
CCCTGAGAAAATTTTCTGTCTTTCCGGCTATATTTTGGAATTTCCAACATTTAGGGGGTAGGATGCAACAGACCAATGATCTTGATTACCCACTCAAGGGCCCCAGTTGTCAGAtttgagtgtgtggcccaccgcaATGTAGGGCCGACATCCACACCGTATGCCAAAAATCATGTTAATCCAAAGAGCACTAtagggaacagttgggatgggacCGCCACAagattgtgtggagcccaccgtgtttatatatgccatctaatccattcataataTACcccgggcccacatgatgaatgggggcccacatgatggacggcttggatatcgtgcacacatcacggtggagcccatacACAACGTTCTAGAATAAACTTATATATTCTATGAACCTTGTGAAGTAACCGATCTCTTCCGAAGCTTCTCTCTGCACAGACTCAAATCAAACTAATTAAAACCAGCACTGGTTGATAGATCTCCGAAAGATATGGAAATTAAGCCGAATCTAACTCTGATCCATTGCATTGTATCAGCAAGTTACATTTGTCTCCCTATACCTCACACATGGTATGCACAACagttaatccagaccgtccacacaCTGGGTCCCTTCCAGATGATCCATTATCAAAAATCCCAGCAAACAGATTATCCTAACCATAACCTATCTTGGCTTTATATTGACCGTTAACCGTTACATTTGTTTACAGTCTAAGTAAAAGGCCTTTATTTTTTACTGGTTGGTATAGTCCGTGCTCTGTGAGTTTCAACAGTTAGCCATTCAATAATACAGCTCAACTAAATGGATGGTCGAGATCCCTTACCCCTCCATCCACGTTTCCAGCGCGCGTACAAGTCCCAACCTCCGCTTTAAAAAAATTTGCAACGTAGCTTTCACAGCGGGTTGGAAACCTCACAAAACAACCATTCCGTATCTCAATATAAAATCACGTGAAACCCTTAGTATAAGAAGGCTCTCTCCCTCCCCATGCAACACATGAACTTTGTTACGTACAAGTTCTCCATTACATTCAATAGCCCAGATTGAAAGCCTTCCGGTGGCCCACCTTCGAGTCGCCGGACATGGGGACCCTGGAAAAGGCCCACCAATTGCAATGCTCGATCTTGGCCATCATAGCCGTATGTTTGATGGCCACAAACGTGGTGGCCCATGAGCCTTTTTGGTACCCTATATATTTTCCACCACCATCACCTTATAACTACAAATGGCCGCCCCTGTTCCCACCGCTGCCACACTACTATAACTCGCCGCCTCCACCGCCATACTATTATAATTCACCGCCCCCACCACCGCCGTACCTGAACAAGCCATTGCCGCCACCATCGCCGTCCCCACCACCGCCGTACCTGAAGAAGTCCTCGCCCCCACCATCGCCGTCCCCACCACCACCGTACCTGAAGAAGTCCTCGCCCCCACCATCGCCGTCCCCACCACCACCGTACCTGAAGAAGTACTCGCCCCCACCATCGCCGTCCCCACCACCGCCGTACCTGAAGAAGTCCTCGCCCCCACCATCGCCGTCCCCACCACCGCCGTACCAGAAGAAGTCCTCGCCCCCACCACCTACTCCGTACTATTACAAATCACCACCACCTCCACATTACTACAAATCACTGCCGCCACCGTCTCCATCTCCTCCACCTCCATACTACAAATCACTACCTCCACCTTCACTATCGCCGCCTCCTCCGTACTACTGCAAATGTCCTCAGCCGCTGCCTCCTTCACTGCCTCCTCCCTACTATCACGGCTACTACTACAGCTCCCCACCACCTCCTGAAGATCACTACTAGCGTGTAAGGTCATGTTTGGAAGCGCAACTGAATTTAATTGGAAACATATTGTTAAgtaaagaagaaattacaatttAGCTATTTCCATTTTATTAGACAAATAATtgcaatagtgcatccaaacgccctAAACCCAATATTTCTATATTGATTTGCATTACATATAGAGGTttgtgagagtgagagagattttAAGTAGGTTTTTATCATAAGACAGTTATCACAGATTATAAGGTGGCTGATGCTTAATTTGCACTTGATACATTTCATATGTAATGTAGATAATACAAATTGTTTTGCTTGTGTTTGGTCCACAGCCTTCCATTTGCATTCTGTAAGGATATAAGCGCTAAAATCTCAATTTCCATTTGTATTCTATAAGGATACGAACTAAAATCCCAATTTCCATTTCTGCCAACGCATTTCTACCGATTACGAAATTCAAGTACAGGGCGGGGAAGCAGAGGCTGCAACTATGGATGGGATGGACCATTAGTCGTTGTTGGGTCCATCGTGCATGGGCCCATGAAAGTTCGTCCTCGATGGCCGATGATGCGGGACCATTGAACAATtgcgacacacatcacagtggacgcggatttcctgcgaaagcctttcccatgaagttcctgagctggaaacctaggtgggccccaccgtaaattttgagagaaatctaacccgtacatccgttttttgagatcattttaggacttgagaccaaaattgagaagtatccaagactcaaatgggcctcactaaaagaaaatgtgggcagggaaattcctaccgttgaaacctctctaggTCAACAGTTATTTTTAAatgaaatccataccgttcataacgtcattattACTGgtatgaattgaaaaaacaagtATTACCCtgactcaaaacttctgtggccccacaaatatttaaactgtggaagttcaatcctcactttttcggcccacttgggtattagatccggttcatttttgacccgttgtactaaaatgagctcacaaaacgtatggacggggtagatttctcacacaattcacagtgggccccgtcctttcgcaggaaatccgcgtccacatcacagtggggctgaggtcgacctgtgtgggccccacacagctcgacctcatgggaagttcacatgaggtcgacctcatggtaccatttccCATAAATACCATTCAGTCTATGTGTGAACACACAATTCAATCTGGGCCAATCAGTACACGTGTGGTGGAATTGAAGCCCAGCACCTATACACGTACTTTTGAAAATCGTGGATTTCAATTCTCAGCCATCTATTCAGTGAGCATGGAGGTGTACGGTGGAGAGGCAGGGAGTGGGTGTGTACGGTGTATGATATATTCCTCATCTGCTGAAAAGTCGGAGTAACTTTGATAATTATTGCCGTTGGATCTTGATGAAAGGAAGATGAGATCAGGTGCATTCATCTCCACCTCTGCCTGGGTTCATAGGAAATTGCTCCTTGGCGCGCATCATACGAAAGGAAGAATCCCCACGTCCATCTCAATGGACCATTAATTTACCGTCCATTCAGCACATTCAGCCAATGGGTCGTTTGCGCATGCAATCTGATCCGATTAAAAGGTGGGCCTTTCATTGACGATTATTGgcacaaaaaatcaggtagatcatTTCATCAGTTAGACTACACCGTTGAAAAAAATGGACAGCCAATGGATATAATAGACAGCTCGATGTATATACAcgtatggctcacctgatgaatgcgTCGACCTGTTTTCTTAGAAATCGGATTGTACTCAGTACACTTTTATTGTAGTGAGTGAACTATGTTGGGCCCGCTGTGAATGTCtgtggcttatccatgccgtacatccctttttccatatcattttagtggtcaAAATtgattatatccaaagctcaagtggaccataccacaggagacagtgggaataatgatttccaccgtagaaaccttcctaatgtccacagtaatatttatttgtcatccaataagatctaacaaacatggatgaaggtaaaacataaatatcagcttgatccaaaacctctgtgccCTCCCCAAAAAAATTCGACGctagatattcaattcacactgtttcctgtgatgtggtccacttgatatttatatattgttcattttttggttcgagccataaaattatatattaaaatagatggacggagtggataaaatatataaatcacggttggccccacagagAGTTacttacgcaatccgctttcatttTCTTATGCCGAATAAATCTTCTAAAGGTGGGACCTACTTTTTCATGGCATTAGATGGCGTGTAAATGTGGCATGTTCACCATACGTGCTTGATGGACTAGCACAAAAACAGAGTGATTGTACGTGAATACCATTGCGTGTGGGGCTTTCGTTGGTACAGTTATAAAGAAGAAATCCACACGTAATTGATGTACTTGAATGAAAAGACAGTCATGGAGCACATCACATACAGTGGTTCAAAAcattgatccgaaccgtccatctgatcCAGCCCAATCTTCACGTGCGTATGAATAAAAACCCGGATGATCATGTCCATCCATATGCTGACCGTTTGTGGataatgacgatgatgatgatgatgatgatgattagcaATAAGTTCTAGCTAGTACTACTGGGGACGTGGTCGTCCAATAAATGAGACGATTGATAGACTTCCAGAAAAAAATCATAATGACCCTTTAATCATATCCGTTTGAAGATGGCCTCCATTATATAGCCATCTTTTTGCCAAAGCAATGAATGGATTGGCTGGGATCCTCAGATTGATGTGATTCTCTGGAACCACAAGCAATCCATATGGGGCCCAAACAAAAGGATGGCTCAAATTGTTCGGACGTACTTTTTCGTAAATAATATGGGCCGTACATCTTACAGGTTAATGATCGAATGTGGTATGATGGGTGGCTCCTGAAGTGTGGGCCGGACATGATAGACAGCCTAAATTTCTTTATTAGACACTCCACGTTTCCCAATTTGATAGCCACCGGTGAGTTttaaaattcactccaaccaccAATTGTGTAACCCCTTGTCAAGATCAGGGCCCAAAACTCAGCACTGTCCATGATCTAGGTGGACTACTCGATTGAAAACAATGTATTGGGCACGGTCACATTTTGAACTGTtttccttggtatggcccacctgaattatggaCAGTCCTATTTATGAGCCATATGCCTAAAGTTTTTGTGTGGCATTTagtggttggagtagattttaaaACTCAAGAGTGGATATATCTCTCCCTCCCAACTGTTATCTTTGGTAtggccccacctaagtcaaagGTCAGCTTAATTTTTTGATCTTGGCCTAATATAGGATTACACAtttaatggctggagtggatctcacatatgcAATATGGTTGCCTTGTAAAAAAACAATCAAGGGCTTCATCCATCTCCCTGATGTTCCAAAAACAGATACTTCCATCGtgttaagaaagaaaattcatGCCGCACCCAGTGGCTATTATGTATTTTACATCAAACACTATGGTCAGGCCCACCCAAGCTGCACACTCTTTCCTCGCTCGACCACCTGAGCGATCCTTAAGAAATATAACATAAGCTACTCTAGGCTTAATTACTTGGGTAAATGTGGTGGCTTATCGAAAACTCCACGGAAAATGTATAAGATCGAATGTTGGGTGGGGCTCCATGGCTCCGcgcactcacgccatagtgggatttccccgcctatggatacttgaacccttgaccgggtgttgaaactcgtgaGAGTCTACCTCCCGAGAAAGAGTAAGGATTCAGATTTTAATTAAAATAGAACTTGTGGTATTGCCAAActaaccaaagaaaaaaaaaaccttccttTATCTCTGAGAgccttttgaaatttttaatggaaCGAAACTCTGTCCTTTGGGCTGAGCCCAGCAACCATCAGGGCATGATGGTGAAAGGGAGTTGAATGGGGCAAACACTATGGGCCCattatggtgtttgtgagaaatacttACCATTCACATGTTTTGCCAaattattttatgacatgagcccaaaaatgaggtagatccaagctcaagtgggctCTACAACATAAAACAATGGGGGTCATATGCCCtcagttgaaacattcatagggttgcataagctttggatcaagctaatatttttattctttcaattCAACCCCATAGGAAGGACTTTATGAGCATTTGGGTCACTttaagaacggtttggattgcatataaacttCTTGgtggagcctagaaaggtttgaACAGTAGGCAACCCCTTTCCACTGTTTCCagtcatatggcccacttaagtttcaaATTTATCTAATTCTTTTTTATCTCACGTCTTATTATGATCTTCCAAAAcaaatgaacgaagtggatttcacacaaacatcatggtgggccaacatagtTTTCCCGTGttaggaacttcatgcaaaaggcttttacTCCAAACCCGCGTCAACATGATAGCTGTGACACGGATTGAGTAGAGGACATAGCTATAGACATATTGTTCTattgggtccactatgatgtatgtattttatccacgccatctattcattttgaaatatcattttaaggatgagcctaaaaatgagatatatgaaaagtttgagtggaccacactacagaaagcaatgagaataaaaatttactattgaaaacttattggggaccATAGGATTTTTAaatgtaactcattctttggcccattgcattaaataaaattttaaattaaataaatagaGTAGATTCGAAATGTATCCCGTGGTGGGGCTTACAACCCTTGACAGATGATAACCTaaacccttagggcctgtttggccgagcagattggatgggattggaaggggttggaagatagatcccgggattggctaGGCATGCCAAATagacacgggatcctgatcctaggatataacaatcccatggatcttaagacaatccactgacgtCACCATcaatacctttaaatcccatccaatccaccctaatcccttcaaaattgcctgggacatgtttggttcgagggattggaaggtttaatcaaGGGATTggttgggcgtgccaaacagacccgatatagcaatcctgggatatagcaatcccatagatattacaccaatccactgacacggctatcattaccttgaaatccgtgcaatccactctaataccatccaatcccatccaatctgcccggccaaacaagcccttaacacataacaaccacgacccatacgcTCAACACATGATAACCTTGATGCAaaaccttaacacatgacaacttcgACCCTTAATTAatacatgacaacaacgatcaTCAACCGATacccttaacacataacaaccttgacccttaacataGGACTACTACAACtcaaacccttaacacatgacaacctcaacccttaagatATGACAACTACATCCCAGACCCTTAAAACATGAAAACCTcaagcctatatatatatatatatatatatatatatatatatatatacacacacacactcagaGGCAATATAAGATGGTcatggcatcgattccctagtgggtgtactaacaagctaacagaataaaaaacaaaaccaaaaacaaaaagaaaaagacattataaaatttaaattttatctcATTTATTGTCTTTAACATGATAACCataactatctctctctttttcaaaacACTTTCGGCAATCACTTCTTCCCACGGCAATAACAATGGTCGTTCGTCTCTATCCATAATTAAAAGTGATTTTTATGTcgaaaaaaagctataaaaaaacATTCAAAATGTCCCTCACCTGTCAGTGGCTTCAATCTTTTAAAAATTGTAATCGTCCAAGCAAAAAACAACACCTGTTAAAGCCGTAGAAGTTGTTAGCAGTGCTTATACGTTAGAGAAATTGATGGTAGTATCCATATACCGAAAAAATGCAGTTAGAGTGgtggtggtgggtcccataagacatgtttgaaaataaaagagaaaaagccCTGCAAAAACAACACAGGAAAAGGAAGATAAGTACATGTACTAGCTTCCAAAGCATGGGTATTTTCGccaactaattttaaaaaaaattgaccaagggcccgtttggccggtcggattggaagggattggatggtattgcaagggattggaagtcaaatcccgggattggcctggcgtgccaaacagagtcggtgatctgatcccaagtAGTAAGCATCCCAAAAGATAATGTCATAACAAACTTCAAGTGCATCTGCATCCATCTGATATCAATCAACGATGGAGCACCATTAGCTGAAAAGTCATAACCATAATAGCAACACCGAATACAAAGATCAACACCAACATCAAGTTGCGATCAGAGTCACGATGTACAATAGCTTTTGCGGGATCCGTTATTGATGTTATTGCTGATCCTCTGAAAtaactaatttttaaaaaaattgaccaAATGCACTCTAAGAGCTTGCTTTTGGCGTGACCACGAGGCTACTTCAGCCAAATTCCATCCGATGGCAGGCTCCGTTTCAACGTTGGGACGAGgcatcgagtgcccatgtggtctTCAGTGGGGGTGCGGGGTGTGGGtgtgtggtaaaaaaaaaaagtaatgttAGTTCTGCATTAATTAGGAAGTTTTATGAAAAAATCCCTTTTCATTATAAAATCAGTAGAAGCTTCCGCCAGCTCCCGGACGCATTCCGAATAAGAGAACCCGTCTTACGAGACGCGGAGAAAAAAATCTACGCGAGCCACATCTACATACTGTCTGATACGCGTCCCGATTTAATTCTGAAAAGTGGCCCACATGGGTTCAGAATCTAGACCGATAATCTGTTTTCTTCGACAGTGGATAGATCTGTGAACCAAAAATATACGTGAAAGAAAAGTAGAAATATGTACACTTATGGCTTACAAATAGACGGTTATAAGAAACATACCTCCATGATCCACATTCATCGGAGAAAAATACAAATACTGGAAACTATATCTTCATATCTTCAAGATTTAGGGGTTGGCTgcaacagaccaatggtttggattaccccATCAAGAGCTCAAGTTATCAGAATTAAAACGCCTGCATACTGCACTACTAaatcttttgtaattttctttcgTCCCTGGCCGGTTCCTCTATAAGGTTCGTAGAATGAGCTTATTGTACAACTATTTGCCAGGCTGaccgtgatgtgtgcatgacatccaatccgttcatcttgttcatcccCTCATGTTCTCTCTATCGACCAAGAATcaggatgatccaaaacttagatggACACATAGTATAAGATCATGtgtaaaactcctaaaatcacACGGTGTGACCCACATGCGTTTtgcaatggcctgatttttttggatGCCCATTCATCATTCCAGATACATATCATGAATGGATTTGATGTCATTTCAAAATACGGTCGGCACCACAAGTACTTGGAGGATTTTGGTGGCTTGGGCCATCTCTGTCTTGATGACCTTTTCAACACGGACTCGATCAAACTAATAAAAACTAAGTACCAGTGGGGTCTCAGTCTCAGGCAATGGGATGGAAGCCGCAGCCCGCTGATCTAACGCGCTCAATAGCTAGTTAAATCTGTCGCACAATACAGTAACACACGGTACCAACCtatatatccagaccgtccatctagtgggtcgTATCTCAGATGATCCACGGTTAAAAAATCACACTAAACGAATGTTCCAATCCATCATCCTTCTTGGTTTCATATTGACCGCTAATCGTTGCAAACGATTACCGTCTAGTTGAAGGCCAACAGTTACATATGACTCGAATAGTCTGCGCCTTGTCATTTTACATAAAGAGCATCCAATGATGACGACCAACTAGATGGATGGTCGAGATCCCATACCTCTCCCTCCACGTGTCAGCTGCTGCGCAACAAAACATCTAATCCTGGTCCAGCGCGTCCCAACCAACTCTAAAAATATTACAAGTTACAACGTAGCTTTCATAACAGGTTGTAAACCACACAAAATCACAATATCTTAATACAAAATCACGTAAAACACTCGCTATATAAAGCCTCACTCCCTCCCCAGACTACACATCAACTTTCCCACTTACAAGTCTTCAATTAGATTCAGTGGCCCAGATTTAAAGCATTCCAGTGGCCCACCCTTAGTCGCCGGACATGGGGACCCTGGAGAAGGCTCTCCAATTCCAATGTTCGATCTTCACCATCGTGGCCGTATGTTTCATGGCCACAAACGTGGTGGCCCATGAGACTTTTTGGTACCCGTACTATTCTCCACCACCATTGCCTTATTACTACAAATCGCCGCCCCCGCCATCGCCTTCTCCTCCGCCGCCATACTACTACAAATCACCACCCCCACCATCATGGTCCCCACCACCACCATACTACTACAAATCACCACCCCCACCATCATGGTCCCCACCACCACCATACTACTACAAGTCCCCACCTCCACCATCGCCATCCCCACCACCGCCATACTACTATAAATCACCGCCCCCACCCTCACCGTCCCCACCGCCTCCATACTATTACAAGTCCCCACCCCCACCATCACCATCCCCACCACCTCCCTACTACTACAAATCGCCGCCACCTCCATCGCCATCACCTCCACCTCCTTACTATTAcaaatcaccaccaccaccatcgccATTGCCTCCTCCTCCTTACTACTACATGTCACCGCCTCCTCCATCGTGGTCTCCACCACCTCCATATTACTACAAATCACCGCCGCCTCCTGAAGGATACTACTAGCAATACCATTAGCTTCATTTCATTGGTGTAGTCATGTTTGGATGCCCAAGtggattgaattgcaaacataatGTTCAATCAAAAGGAAATTTATCTTCATTTTATTAGATTGCAATCTAATTCgatggtgcatccaaacgtgCCAAACCCATTGTTTCTTTATCTATTTGCATTAAGTAGAGAGGTTTGCCAGAGTGAGTGATTCTAAGGAAGTTTGTTTTCTAAGTCAGTTATCACAAATTCTAGAGCTGAAAGATGAGATTGTTTGCATTTGATTCATGAGATTGTTTGCATTTGATTCATGTGATATGTAATATGCATAATACAAGTAGTTCTGTTGGTGTTTGCGCCATATCATTCCATTTGCTTTTTCTAAGGTCGCATTTGGGTGCCGCATGTTTGTGTTGATTGCATGGGCTTGTTTTTTAAttcttatgaaaaaaaaaaacgtcgTTGCAAACATTTTCATAACGTACAGTATATTTAAAACAATTGAGTTATTTGGTGATACTGAAAAGAGGGGGTTATTTGATATACGGTAAAAAGGATAGGCAGTACATGTTAAAAACTCTATTTAAAATGAGACGAAATCAGTTATGAGATTAGCTAATCTCTAGTAGTACAACGTATAACTAGCATACTTATTTATGACAAGATTAAAAAGTCTTcacttatatatattaaatacaaGTGCTACTAACATTTGAACAATTCTACCCCTCATAACGTCGTTAATGGTTATGGTTCGCCCTTCAATTAAAGGGTCTTTTATTGCTTAATACACTCATTAACCTAGGCCACAGTTAGTTCTCTGTATAGCTCAACACTAATCAAGTGCAATGGGTGACCGAAGCAAAACTTTAAATTTACGATGGAAATGGTCCATCGCAAAAAAGGCTTGGTTTAACGGTAGATTTTGTCCGTTACTAATGGTAAATGTCCATCACGCATCTTAATGGGAAATGATTTGGGGTTGCTCGATTTAGCGACGGATACGGTCCGTCGAGAAAGTAATATTTGTGACGAATTTAGCCCGCCGCAAATTAAG
This region includes:
- the LOC131222509 gene encoding extensin-2-like isoform X6, which codes for MGTLEKAHQLQCSILAIIAVCLMATNVVAHEPFWYPIYFPPPSPYNYKWPPLFPPLPHYYNSPPPPPYYYNSPPPPPPYLKKSSPPPSPSPPPTPYYYKSPPPPHYYKSLPPPSPSPPPPYYKSLPPPSLSPPPPYYCKCPQPLPPSLPPPYYHGYYYSSPPPPEDHY
- the LOC131222509 gene encoding extensin-2-like isoform X4; amino-acid sequence: MGTLEKAHQLQCSILAIIAVCLMATNVVAHEPFWYPIYFPPPSPYNYKWPPLFPPLPHYYNSPPPPPYYYNSPPPPPPYLNKPLPPPSPSPPPPYLKKYSPPPSPSPPPTPYYYKSPPPPHYYKSLPPPSPSPPPPYYKSLPPPSLSPPPPYYCKCPQPLPPSLPPPYYHGYYYSSPPPPEDHY
- the LOC131222509 gene encoding extensin-2-like isoform X5 — protein: MGTLEKAHQLQCSILAIIAVCLMATNVVAHEPFWYPIYFPPPSPYNYKWPPLFPPLPHYYNSPPPPPYYYNSPPPPPPYQKKSSPPPPPYYYKSPPPPSPSPPPPYYYKSPPPPSPSPPPPYYYKSPPPPSPSPPPPYYYKSPPPPSPLPPPPYYYMSPPPPSWSPPPPYYYKSPPPPEGYY
- the LOC131222509 gene encoding extensin-2-like isoform X1; protein product: MGTLEKAHQLQCSILAIIAVCLMATNVVAHEPFWYPIYFPPPSPYNYKWPPLFPPLPHYYNSPPPPPYYYNSPPPPPPYLKKSSPPPPPYLKKYSPPPSPSPPPPYLKKSSPPPSPSPPPTPYYYKSPPPPHYYKSLPPPSPSPPPPYYKSLPPPSLSPPPPYYCKCPQPLPPSLPPPYYHGYYYSSPPPPEDHY
- the LOC131222509 gene encoding extensin-2-like isoform X3 is translated as MGTLEKAHQLQCSILAIIAVCLMATNVVAHEPFWYPIYFPPPSPYNYKWPPLFPPLPHYYNSPPPPPYYYNSPPPPPPYLKKSSPPPSPYQKKSSPPPPPYYYKSPPPPSPSPPPPYYYKSPPPPSPSPPPPYYYKSPPPPSPSPPPPYYYKSPPPPSPLPPPPYYYMSPPPPSWSPPPPYYYKSPPPPEGYY